The following proteins are co-located in the Lagenorhynchus albirostris chromosome 4, mLagAlb1.1, whole genome shotgun sequence genome:
- the IL2 gene encoding interleukin-2 → MYKMQLLSCIALTLALVANGAPTSSSTENTKKQVQSLLQDLHLLLKEINNYENLKLFRMLTFKFYMPKKATELKHLQCLAEELKPLEDVLNVAQSKTQNSIDIKDLMDNINRIVLTLKGSETRFTCEYDDETVTAVELLNKWITFCQSIYSTMT, encoded by the exons ATGTACAAGATGCAACTCTTGTCTTGCATTGCACTAACTCTTGCACTCGTGGCAAACGGTGCACCTACTTCAAGCTCTACAGAGAACACAAAGAAACAAGTGCAGTCATTGCTGCAGGATTTACATTTGCTTTTGAAGGAAATTAAT AACTATGAGAACCTCAAGCTCTTCAGGATGCtcacatttaaattttacatgCCCAAGAAG gCTACAGAATTGAAACATCTTCAGTGTCTAGCAGAAGAACTCAAACCTCTGGAGGATGTGCTAAATGTTGCTCAAAGCAAAACCCAGAACTCGATAGATATCAAGGATTTAATGGACAATATCAACAGAATAGTTTTGACACTAAAG GGATCTGAAACAAGATTCACATGTGAATATGATGATGAGACAGTAACCGCTGTAGAACTTCTGAACAAATGGATTACCTTTTGTCAAAGCATCTACTCAACAATGACTTGA